The proteins below are encoded in one region of Polynucleobacter sp. AP-Nino-20-G2:
- the argH gene encoding argininosuccinate lyase has product MSSSKNSLANKAQAWSARFTEPVDELVQRYTASIGFDQRFALVDIAGSLAHAEMLAAQKIISAQDLADIQKGMAQIKAEIEAGEFNWQLALEDVHLNIEARLTELVGDAGKRLHTGRSRNDQVATDLRLWLRGSVDQIAATLKTLRGALLDLAQTHSATIMPGHTHLQVAQPITFGHHLMAYYEMFSRDAGRLADLRARLNRLPLGAAALAGTTYPIDREQVARILGFDGICNNSLDAVSDRDFAIEFCAFASILMMHISRLSEELVLWLSPRFGFIDLPDRFCTGSSIMPQKKNPDVPELARGKTGRVYGDLISLLTLMKSQPLAYNKDNQEDKEPLFDAVDTVQDTLRIFADMVPHIEVKAEVMKAAAEEGFATATDLADYLVKKGLAFRDAHEAVAHAVKACVGRNCMLTDLSLSELRFACGLDSRPELMGDDVFTLLTVDGSVNSRQHAGGTAPAQVLAAIKRGRADL; this is encoded by the coding sequence ATGAGCTCATCTAAAAATTCCCTCGCCAACAAAGCCCAAGCTTGGTCGGCCCGTTTTACAGAACCTGTTGACGAACTGGTTCAACGTTATACAGCCTCCATTGGCTTTGACCAACGTTTTGCCCTCGTCGATATCGCTGGATCCCTCGCGCATGCCGAGATGCTTGCTGCCCAAAAAATTATCAGCGCGCAAGATTTGGCCGATATTCAAAAAGGAATGGCGCAGATTAAGGCGGAAATTGAGGCTGGTGAATTTAACTGGCAACTCGCCTTAGAAGATGTGCATCTCAATATTGAGGCACGCTTAACTGAACTAGTTGGCGATGCTGGCAAGCGTCTTCATACTGGCCGTTCACGTAACGATCAAGTGGCGACAGATTTGCGCCTGTGGTTGCGCGGCAGCGTGGATCAAATTGCGGCAACCCTAAAGACATTGCGTGGCGCCCTCTTGGATCTTGCGCAGACTCACTCCGCTACCATCATGCCGGGCCACACCCATTTGCAAGTAGCGCAACCCATTACTTTTGGTCATCACCTCATGGCCTATTACGAAATGTTTAGCCGTGATGCCGGTCGTTTAGCGGATCTCCGTGCCCGCTTAAATCGCTTGCCACTTGGAGCGGCAGCCTTAGCTGGAACGACTTACCCCATTGATCGTGAGCAAGTGGCTCGCATCTTGGGCTTTGACGGTATCTGCAATAACTCCTTAGATGCCGTATCGGATCGTGACTTCGCGATTGAATTCTGCGCTTTTGCATCAATCTTGATGATGCATATCTCACGATTATCTGAAGAGCTCGTACTTTGGCTCAGCCCTCGTTTTGGCTTTATTGATTTACCGGATCGCTTTTGCACCGGCAGCTCCATCATGCCGCAGAAGAAAAATCCAGACGTCCCAGAATTAGCTCGCGGCAAAACGGGTCGCGTCTACGGAGATTTGATTTCTCTATTGACCCTAATGAAGAGTCAGCCGCTGGCTTATAACAAAGATAATCAAGAAGATAAAGAGCCCTTATTTGATGCGGTAGATACCGTGCAAGATACCTTGCGCATCTTCGCCGATATGGTTCCGCACATTGAGGTAAAGGCTGAAGTCATGAAGGCCGCTGCTGAAGAAGGATTTGCTACCGCAACCGACTTAGCTGATTACTTGGTGAAAAAAGGTCTAGCCTTCCGCGATGCGCATGAAGCCGTTGCTCATGCTGTGAAGGCCTGCGTTGGCCGTAACTGTATGCTGACCGACCTGAGCCTTTCTGAGCTGCGTTTTGCTTGTGGATTAGATAGCCGCCCAGAACTGATGGGTGATGATGTATTTACCTTGCTCACTGTTGATGGCTCCGTTAACTCGCGTCAACATGCAGGCGGTACCGCTCCAGCACAGGTGCTCGCTGCAATCAAACGGGGTCGCGCAGATCTCTAG
- the hemC gene encoding hydroxymethylbilane synthase produces the protein MSQTPISSSTATPFATPERLVIASRESRLAMWQAEHVRDCLKTLYPECDVQILGMTTRGDQILDKALSKVGGKGLFVKELETALEDGRADLAVHSLKDVPMVMPEGFDLSCVMEREDAHDAFVSNDYASLNDLPQGAVVGTSSLRRESVLRSKFPHLEIAPLRGNLDTRMGKLDRGEYQAIILAAAGLKRLGLESRIRALLPIDPYTPAAGQGALGIETLSKHRNIKQWLAPLNDLPTLYAVTAERMVSRQLGGSCEVPLAAYATWEQGRMNIRSFVASVDGKASCLAKAQGSVNSLAEAEELGLSVAQDLIAQGVASLLPNGLPQQK, from the coding sequence ATGTCCCAAACCCCCATTTCTAGCTCTACAGCCACCCCCTTCGCCACCCCTGAGCGCCTTGTAATCGCCTCCCGCGAGAGCCGCCTTGCCATGTGGCAGGCTGAGCACGTCCGGGATTGCCTCAAAACGCTCTATCCAGAGTGCGATGTACAGATCCTAGGAATGACAACCCGAGGCGATCAGATTTTGGATAAAGCCCTCTCAAAAGTGGGCGGAAAGGGCTTATTTGTTAAAGAGCTTGAGACCGCTTTAGAGGATGGTCGGGCGGATTTGGCGGTGCATTCCTTAAAAGATGTGCCGATGGTGATGCCCGAGGGCTTTGATTTGTCCTGTGTCATGGAGCGGGAAGATGCGCATGACGCATTTGTTTCCAATGATTACGCCAGTTTGAATGATTTACCCCAAGGGGCAGTTGTCGGCACCTCTAGCTTACGTCGTGAGTCAGTACTGCGTTCCAAGTTCCCGCATTTAGAGATTGCGCCTCTGAGGGGAAATTTAGATACGCGTATGGGCAAACTAGACCGCGGTGAGTATCAGGCAATTATTTTGGCTGCCGCGGGTCTCAAGCGGCTCGGCTTGGAAAGTCGCATTCGTGCACTGTTGCCGATCGACCCATACACTCCTGCTGCTGGTCAGGGTGCTCTAGGAATTGAGACCTTAAGCAAGCATCGCAACATCAAGCAATGGCTTGCCCCTTTAAATGATTTGCCGACCTTATATGCGGTCACTGCTGAGCGTATGGTGTCACGCCAGCTGGGAGGTTCTTGCGAAGTGCCTTTAGCGGCTTACGCCACCTGGGAGCAGGGTCGTATGAACATTCGATCTTTTGTTGCTAGTGTTGATGGCAAAGCAAGTTGCTTAGCAAAGGCGCAAGGCTCGGTGAACAGTTTGGCAGAGGCTGAGGAATTAGGTCTTTCGGTTGCGCAGGATTTAATCGCGCAAGGTGTCGCCAGTTTGTTGCCAAACGGTTTACCGCAGCAAAAGTAA
- a CDS encoding uroporphyrinogen-III synthase, producing MSAKTIVITRPTGQARQLSEILSAHLLKHGVSKEHAPKIISLPLLTIVPKADPVLIARIETVLAHADLAIFVSPNAIECTMRLLERSWVDVSGKPVPIGVMGGSSMAALHHHGIGKEASPTQIILPQDNANWDSEGLWSELKKLDWDWSSKKVVIFKGEGGRDWLADTLKKAGADLEAISVYARVPLDIDSPAWSDIHEMDFSQSLWLLTSSEAVRYLGQVIADQFGFSKQGLAVATAICPHHNIADAAEQIGFGEVFTCEPGDDALIAASLAWLSV from the coding sequence ATGAGCGCCAAGACTATTGTGATCACCCGCCCGACTGGGCAGGCGCGCCAACTCTCAGAAATACTGTCAGCGCACTTGCTTAAGCATGGCGTGAGCAAAGAGCATGCGCCTAAGATTATTTCTTTGCCCTTACTGACCATTGTTCCTAAAGCTGATCCTGTATTAATTGCGCGGATCGAAACAGTATTAGCCCATGCGGATTTGGCTATCTTTGTGAGTCCAAACGCCATCGAGTGCACCATGCGTTTACTTGAAAGGTCTTGGGTTGATGTCTCTGGTAAACCAGTTCCGATTGGGGTAATGGGCGGTAGCAGTATGGCCGCACTCCATCATCATGGTATTGGAAAAGAGGCCTCTCCCACTCAAATTATTCTTCCTCAAGATAATGCGAATTGGGATTCTGAGGGTCTTTGGTCTGAGTTAAAAAAACTAGATTGGGACTGGTCTAGCAAGAAAGTAGTGATTTTTAAAGGAGAGGGTGGTCGAGACTGGCTGGCTGATACTTTGAAAAAAGCAGGCGCAGATCTGGAGGCGATTTCTGTTTATGCTCGCGTACCCTTGGATATAGATAGCCCTGCGTGGAGTGATATCCATGAGATGGATTTTTCACAATCGCTTTGGTTGCTGACTTCCTCGGAAGCAGTGCGCTATTTAGGTCAGGTCATCGCCGATCAATTTGGCTTCTCTAAGCAAGGCTTGGCTGTAGCAACGGCTATTTGCCCTCATCACAATATTGCAGATGCTGCTGAGCAGATTGGCTTCGGAGAGGTTTTTACTTGTGAGCCAGGTGATGACGCATTAATTGCGGCATCGCTCGCTTGGCTATCTGTTTAA